From a single Raphanus sativus cultivar WK10039 chromosome 3, ASM80110v3, whole genome shotgun sequence genomic region:
- the LOC108808198 gene encoding uncharacterized protein LOC108808198 isoform X1, whose amino-acid sequence MSFSRTQSSSSSSSSSVWQHHYMKLHFFSRIRSLLKSKASSRKRDLQRSPEMSRTQKDSEKVVAPPEILSIPPEDENEEVVLQRTVKKLHFGTFEEKEKAAIEIEKLSREDKKIRKLMAELGVLQVLVSMVASDISGHQRSAVMALIQLSHGTHTRRRRRIPLLTLTRKHCVSLIW is encoded by the exons ATGTCTTTCTCTCGAACAcaatcctcttcttcttcatcttcttcttcagtttgGCAACACCATTACATGAAGCTCCACTTCTTCAGCAGGATCCGTTCCCTTCTGAAATCCAAAGCATCTTCCCGCAAACGCGACCTTCAAAGGTCACCTGAGATGTCAAGAACCCAAAAAGATTCCGAGAAGGTGGTGGCGCCTCCAGAGATATTATCGATACCACCTGAAGATGAGAATGAGGAGGTTGTCTTGCAGAGAACTGTGAAGAAACTTCACTTTGGAACCTTTGAAGAGAAGGAGAAAGCTGCCATCGAGATTGAGAAACTTTCCCGAGAGGACAAGAAGATTCGGAAGCTCATGGCGGAGCTCGGTGTTCTTCAGGTTCTTGTCTCCATGGTCGCTTCCGATATCTCCGGGCACCAGAGATCTGCCGTTATGGCTCTTATTCAACTTTCTCATGGAACCCACAC ACGTCGCAGACGAAGAATCCCACTCCTAACCCTAACTCGTAAGCATTGCGTTTCTTTAATCTGGTAA
- the LOC108808198 gene encoding uncharacterized protein LOC108808198 isoform X2, whose amino-acid sequence MSFSRTQSSSSSSSSSVWQHHYMKLHFFSRIRSLLKSKASSRKRDLQRSPEMSRTQKDSEKVVAPPEILSIPPEDENEEVVLQRTVKKLHFGTFEEKEKAAIEIEKLSREDKKIRKLMAELGVLQVLVSMVASDISGHQRSAVMALIQLSHGTHTRRRRRIPLLTLTRKHCVSLI is encoded by the exons ATGTCTTTCTCTCGAACAcaatcctcttcttcttcatcttcttcttcagtttgGCAACACCATTACATGAAGCTCCACTTCTTCAGCAGGATCCGTTCCCTTCTGAAATCCAAAGCATCTTCCCGCAAACGCGACCTTCAAAGGTCACCTGAGATGTCAAGAACCCAAAAAGATTCCGAGAAGGTGGTGGCGCCTCCAGAGATATTATCGATACCACCTGAAGATGAGAATGAGGAGGTTGTCTTGCAGAGAACTGTGAAGAAACTTCACTTTGGAACCTTTGAAGAGAAGGAGAAAGCTGCCATCGAGATTGAGAAACTTTCCCGAGAGGACAAGAAGATTCGGAAGCTCATGGCGGAGCTCGGTGTTCTTCAGGTTCTTGTCTCCATGGTCGCTTCCGATATCTCCGGGCACCAGAGATCTGCCGTTATGGCTCTTATTCAACTTTCTCATGGAACCCACAC ACGTCGCAGACGAAGAATCCCACTCCTAACCCTAACTCGTAAGCATTGCGTTTCTTTAATCTG